A section of the Hevea brasiliensis isolate MT/VB/25A 57/8 chromosome 17, ASM3005281v1, whole genome shotgun sequence genome encodes:
- the LOC131175257 gene encoding uncharacterized protein LOC131175257 — MLEIGTQCKKGAAQSSSSIDKALLDCKFIKWDYFGQVNFQFKELFEFQEWMNVCECTNAYYPRLVQEFYRTLRIVDEEDKFEVALNNSAYVISVELIAKALKLPNDGNKISTHRDVARVPGFNLAEFENEVFPANTATSEKSTSTKAFQHIKIIHSMVNYIFCPKSGSYGYLSYLDMCIMWHIVNRVRMNLAYLIFKNMCKAYGIGKLPYAHLLTALFKELDINVSKESSRTDLIVLREIHSDTGGRKKRFEKCGSSSAKVDSDSPSEFISELQGLKTSINEQFSTTHQSIELLRKFVDVVDYKVSHLLTQNEELKKLFVELQQARETGFPTKVETDIPTNDASSPATHVSAHGNVECEGTRLSESTTAVEHESEQVVEPEVEPAAEAPVEHVSEQVVEPEVEPAADTPVEHGSEQVVEPESEPAVV, encoded by the coding sequence ATGCTCGAGATTGGTACTCAATGCAAAAAGGGTGCTGCACAATCTTCGAGCTCTATTGACAAAGCACTGCTTGATTgtaaattcatcaaatgggatTATTTTGGgcaggtaaattttcaattcaaagaactctttgaatttcaagaatggatGAACGTTTGTGAGTGCACTAATGCTTATTACCCTAGATTGGTTCAAGAATTCTATAGAACTCTAAGAATAGTTGATGAAGAAGACAAATTTGAAGTTGCCTTGAATAATAGTGCGTATGTTATTTCTGTTGAGTTGATTGCTAAGGCTTTAAAATTgcctaatgatggaaataaaatctcTACTCATAGAGATGTTGCTAGAGTTCCAGGCTTTAACTTGGCTGAGTTTGAAAATGAAGTCTTTCCTGCCAACACTGCCACCAGTGAAAAGTCCACTAGCACAAAAGCTTTTCAACATATTaaaatcattcacagtatggtgaactacattttTTGTCCTAAGTCTGGCAGCTATGGCTATTTGAGTTACTTGGATATGTGCATCATGTGGCATATTGTTAATAGAGTAAGGATGAATTTAGCATATCTGATTTTCAAGAATATGTgtaaagcttatgggattggaaaattgccTTATGCACATCTCTTGACTGCTTTGTTTAAAGAGTTAGATATAAATGTCTCTAAGGAGAGTTCTAGGACAGATTTGattgtgcttagagaaattcaCTCCGATACTGGTGGAAGAAAGAAACGGTTTGAAAAATGTGGTTCTTCCTCAGCTAAAGTTGACTCAGATTCTCCAAGTGAGTTTATAAGTGAGCTTCAAGGGCTAAAAACTTCTATTAATGAGCAATTTAGTACAACACATCAGTCTATTGAACTTCTGAGAAAATTTGTGGATGTGGTTGATTACAAAGTGAGTCATTtgcttactcaaaatgaggaattaaaGAAACTATTTGTAGAACTTCAGCAGGCAAGGGAAACTGGTTTCCCAACCAAAGTTGAGACTGATATACCTACAAATGATGCCTCTTCTCCTGCTACTCATGTCTCGGCTCATGGTAATGTTGAATGTGAAGGTACTAGGCTTAGTGAGTCTACAACTGCTGTGGAACATGAAAGTGAACAAGTTGTTGAACCTGAAGTTGAACCTGCAGCTGAAGCCCCTGTTGAGCATGTTAGTGAACAGGTTGTTGAACCTGAAGTTGAACCTGCAGCTGATACCCCTGTTGAGCATGGTAGTGAACAGGTTGTAGAACCTGAGAGTGAGCCAGctgttgtgtaa